The Blautia pseudococcoides genome segment GTCGCTGTTTTTGTAACACCGTCTCAGCATCTCCATGCCGTCCGGGCCGCCCTCCTCAATGATGGTGCCTGTATAATCTAAGAATACTGCTTTTATCATCTCTCTGCTCCTTGTCTTTTCTGTTGGATAAAATATCCTTTATGCCAGAAAAATTTCATTCTCTTTTCTGCCGGCACAAGTCTTTTTCATTTTTGCAGCGGCAGCCTTCAGCATAATGTTGTTTACCCCTCTGGCCTTCTGCGGACAGACGGAAATACAGCGCATGCAGGATATACATGTTTCCTTGTCCGTCTCTGACGGGTTCGGCCGGGCAATTGCCCCCACCGGACATTTTTCCGCACAGACTCCGCATTTTGTACAGGATTTATTAGCTTTGGGCTTTAAGGGGATTCCGTTGTAGCTTCTGTAGGGTTTATTTCCCGGTACCTTTACTTCCCCTTCTCTATCCTGTCTCTCAAGCTTCTTTTTTATACTTCCTGCAAATCCCTGCAGCTCTGCCCTGTCTGCTTCATCCGGCCTTCCTGTACCAAACTGCCTCATAACAGAATGTTCCGCCACAGCCGCTATTGCCGCTGTGCAGTGAAATCCGGCACCTGTAAGTGCCTCCCTAAGCTCCAGCAGTGTGTCATCATAAGCCCTGTTTCCATATACTGCAGCGAGAACAGCCTGCGCCCCCCGGCCGTTCATCCGTCCAAGCGCGTCCAGGGCTTCCTTCGGCACTCTTCCCCCATAAGAGGGGACTCCCACAATGCAGATATCCTCTTTTTCAAAAGTATACTTCTTGTAGTCTGCTCCAAAGACTGCCAGATCAATCTCCTGCTTTTCTTCTTCCCAGACGCTGCTCAGAATATCCGTCACCTTTTCCGTTCCCCCTGTAGGGCTGAAATAAATATTATATATTTTCATCTTCTATCCTCACCTTCACCTTAAAAAACCGCCGCACAGTCTGTTTTCAAACTGTACGGCTGTCCTCTGGATCATAACCCGTAAATCCTTAATGGCATTTACTCCATCCGCAGCTCTTACAGATATTGCAGCCCTCCTCAAAGACGAGGGGTTCGCCGCACTCCGGGCAGTACATTCTCTCTGTCTCCGCTTCGGTTACAGCTTTGGCTTTTGGGGCCTTCTTGTGTGAACGGCTGCCTTCCTCTTTTTTTCTCTGGGCAAGTTCTGCCTGCATTTCATTATACATATCCATCAAGGCATTTCCCACCGCCATAGGACAGCACGCTCCTTTGCTGGTATCCTTTCTGGTCACACGGCGCGCTGTGTAGGAAGGGCAGGAACCGCTGGAATTGAGCTGGTCCACAATGGTTTCAATATCAATCCCCCCTCTGGCACTGATGGAGATCATTCTGGATAGTCCTACCATAAAGTTGTTGCAGCCTCCTGTGGAGCCTTTGCTCAGATAAGTTTCCAAAAGCGCGCCTGTATGGGGATCAAATAACGCGATGCAGTGAAGGCTTCCGCATCCGGTAATGAGTTTGCGCTTTTTGCCTACCACGTCGTCTGTGACCAGGATGATATCGCCCCTCTTCAGCCCTTCTCCCGCAGCCACTTTCTTGGTCTCCTTGGTGTTCAGGATCCCGGTCCGCCTGCAGCCGTCACGGAAGATGGTGATTCCTTTTAACCCGCTCTCATAGGCGTAAAGATACAGGCTCTCCGTCTCCTCCACAGTAAAGCTGCCCGGCACATTCACCGTAGAGCTTATGGACGCGTCAATATGCTTCTGCCATACAGACTGCATATCAATCCTCTGACGGTAATCCAGTGTCATGGCTGTGACAAAGTATTCCGGCAGGGATTTGTCATCCTTTATTTCAAACCGTTTCATATAGTTTTCCACAATCTTAGTGTACACCTTGTAATAGACATCCGTTCCATGCAGGGATTCTGTTTTCCGCTCATAAAAATTGGCATACACAGGTTCAATTCCCCCGGAAATCCCCAGCATGGTGGACAGGGTTCCCGTTGGGGCTATGGTCAGAAGCTGTGAATTACGCAGGCCGTATTTGCTCACAAGGCCTCTTGTCTTCTCTGTGGTATTTGCCGTAAAATATGGCGTCTCCATGATCTCGTCCACACAGCAGGCCGGAAAAGCGCCCTTGTCCCTGGCAAGCTTCGCGGAGGCAGCAATGGCTGCATCTGCCATGGCAAATCCAATCTTGTCGCACATCTCCACAGCTTCGGCCTCCCCATAGGTAATCCCCAGCTTAATAAGCGCATCTGCAAGCCCCATGATACCGAGCCCAATCTGGCGCCATTTTTCCACGCTTTTTCTCTGCTCGTCCAAAGGATGCAGGGGCAGACCTTCTTCCAGAACCTCATTCAGCGCATTTACAGATGCCTGGACACAATTCTTAAAGCTGTCAAAATCAAAGAAGGCGGTGTCCGTAAACGCATTCTCAACAAATTCTGCCAGATTCACACTTCCCAGCAGACAGCTTCCCCCTGCCGGGAGCGGTTCCTCGGCGCATGGATTTACACCGGCATAGACAAAATCCTCCGTATTACTTAACAGATTCCAGCCTGTAATGCGGTCCCAGAACAGCGCACCCGGCTCTGCATAATCCCAGTTCGTCTCCGCAATCCTTCTGAACAGCTCCCTGGCATTGACAGTCTTCTCGATCACTTCCCCTGTCACTTCCCTGGTGTACCGCAGAAGATAATCCTTATTTTCCTTTACCGCTTCCATAAAATCCTCATGGATACGGATGGAGATATTTGCCTTTGTCACTTTGTCCAGGTCTGTCTTCAGATCAATGAACTCCTGCACATCCGGATGGGAACAGTCAATGGAGATCATCAGCGCCCCGCGCCTTCCATTCTGCCCGATCAGAGAAGTAACTAAAGAATACAGCTCCATAAAAGACACAGACCCGCTGGTCTCCTTGGCCGCATTGTTGATTTTTGCTCCCCTGGGACTTAATTTTGATATGTCAATGCCGCATCCGCCGCCATAACTATAGGTGCGCGCCAGTTTTTTTGCACAGTCAAAAATACTTTCTATTTCATCCTCAGGGGGCGCAATCACATAACAGTTGGAGTATGTCACCTTTCTGTTCTGTTTTTGAAGACCTCTGTTTGAGAGAATCCTTCCGCCAAACAGGAATTTTTTCTGTCTGATATACGCTCCAATCTCTTCATTTCCCCCGCTGATCCTTGTAAGCCAAGCCTCGAAATCCTCGTTTTCACAGCAGTATTTCTTTGTCCAGATATCCATTCCGAGCTGGTTCTCCTCACCCAGCCACTCTTCTATTGTCATAACATCGCTCCTTATCCAGATTTAGTCAACGATTTTTATATTACCACAATATATAGGGCAAATCAAGGTTCGAACCATAAGTTTTACACGGTTGTCTTTAAATTTAGGTACATAACTCCTTTTGCTCTAATATACTAAATTGATTGGAGGTATTGCTATGTCTGAAAACAAAATTCCCTGTCCCTTCCAGGGTCCGGGACAACAAAACCCTGAATTTATAGGCGGATATGACATGATCCGACCTACCGATAATCCCCAGGAATCCGATTACTGGATCTCTTCCGGAGAAACTGTCGTATACGATGCAGGTGAGAATATGGGTTCCGGCGGAAATCTGCACTTTTCTGACCGGCTTCGCATCTCAAAAGGTGCCGTGGGCGGCTGTACCAGCACGGTCACCCTTGATATAGAAGGAAACCCGCTGATGTATTCTTACTATCCGCCCCACTCCCTGGATATTATATTTGTGCTGGACGTGACAGCCAGCATGATGTCAGGGGGGAGCCGGAAAATGGCACTTGCCAAAAGAGCGCTGATACAGACCATAGAAATGCTCTGGCAAAAAAACAGGGAAACGGTTATCACTATCATCCCCTTCGCCCGGGATGCCTACATTCCCCAACCGGAGGGCGGCCTTTCCTACAATTATCTGGGCACCTTGTTCACCTGGAGGCGGTCCACTACCGGCGGCAACATGATAGGACAGATTCTTGGCTACCGGAACGGCAGCTATGTGTCTGCCACAGATATCCCGGCTTACATGCAGAATTCCGAACCGATCGCTGCCAGTGCGGAACTGAGCCTTTATAATTATTACAATTATTATAAGATCCGGTATTCTGATATTTATAACGCTGACGGCAGCCCAAAACCTGACACCGTTCTGGAGGATTATCTGGCCTCCGTATATGCGCAGAACCCTCAGGCTTATACCGGGAATTTTATAGAAGCCGTGGCAGACAATAGAGAACTGACTCCGGCCCAGCTCCCCTACAGCATGCATGACAATGGGTACCAAAACAATACGATCCTGGATAACCTGATCTGGGCAATCCCATACGGCGAGGATACCAACACGGAAGCAGGGCTCAGGGAGGCCTACAGCTTTTTTAAGACACCAGGATTTGCCCGGTCGGAGGATATTCTGAGAAGGGCTGTGATCCTCATAACGGACGGCCAGGCCAACCGTTCCATAAACCCTGCATATTCCCAGATCTACGCACAGCCTGACAGCGTGGACAGCGACTTTTTCCCGGACATTCCCGGCAGCCCATGGAGATACTTTATGTATCTGCAGCAGACATTGCCGAATCTGATCTCTGAGATTGGAAACCGTTCAGCCACTTATGATGAATTGATACTTGCCCTTCAGCGCGCCTGGCAGATATCAGAAAAACTTAAGGACCCAAAGGACGGCAATGCATCCGTATTCGTACTGGGTATAGAAATAGGCGCACAGTCCCCCGGTCCGTATACAAGGGAGAACGTTCTGGATATCATGCGCACCATTGCCACCACAGGCTCCTATCTGCATGAGGCAGCGGAGAACGGTTCCGAGAATCCCATCATTGAGGAGCTGGAACGTCTTGTAAAAAATCTTCTGGTTCTGACCGGAAGTCTTCGGGTCACGATCACAGATACCATCAATACCGCTCTTTTTGACTATGTACCCGGTACGCTCCGCATCAGCGGCACACAGGACGGCATAAAGCTGAAATCCAAAAGTGCCCCTGACATTACAGACCCCTCCGACCCGGATTACACTGTCTATGAAAAGCCGGCGCTTCTGCCGGATGTCAGTGATGGCAATGTGGCAGGCGGTGTCATCACTGTTGACCTGGGGGCAGTGCCCTTCCCCATTGCCTCCTCTGACAGCCAGGCGAAAGTACGCTTAATGTATGAGATAAAAGGCAAAGGCTCCGCGTACGGAACCCATCTGCATACAGACAATGACAGGGAAACCTATGCTTCCTATTCAGAGCCCAGCCATCCCACAGCGGACAACAGTGACCTTACCTACAGCGGTCCGCCCCGCAGTCTCTATTTCCAGACCCCTGTAGTGTTCTGCCGCCCTGCCTATACAGTGGAAAAATTTGTGGGCATTTCCCCGGAAAATACCAAATATAAATCTCTGGAAATCCCTGCCTGCCAAACAGCATTCTATCGCGTTGCAGTGGGAAACCACACAGATTCTGAGGCCGCCTTCCCTCTGCTCTACGAGGCGTCAGGTGCGGCCACCTTGGAAGAAGCCATACACAGCACAGACCGGCGGATTCTGGCGGAAAACCTGACCGTCCCAGCCAACAGCGTCCGGGAATTTACTTTCCGGTATAAAACAGACTGCTGTGACCACATCATTCCTGATTTTGCCGTTCTGGAAACCCCAAGCGGTCTTCTCTATGACAATGCTTCCATTAAAGTACAAGACGGTTTTGCAAGTTATGTGATCCAGTATCTGGACCGCCGTACAGGCAGACGCATCTGCCCTGACAAACTGGTGGAAAATGTCAGTGCATGTACAAAAATCCCTGTATGCCGGTGCATCCGGCGTATCCCCTGCTGGAGATTTGTGGGCGCCTCTGCCTGCTGCCTTGATTTATGCAAAGGTGACCATGTTTTGAAACTATACTATGTACACAGATAGACGAAAAGAACTGCGCATAAACGTTTGTTTATGCGCAGTCTTGTCTTCTTATTCTACACAGTCATCCTTGGCCGTTGGAAAGGTGGACGGGGATGCCCTGTAATTTTTCAGGCTGATCCCGTATCTCTTTGTCAAAACAGGACTCTAATCTGTGTAATTGATCCTCATAACCAAAGAATCTTTGTTCTGCATACATGGATATTCTTATTACAGAGTCACACCCTGTTTGAAGATTGCAATGTCATGATACCCGGCTGTTTCCGCCTTGACTTTTTCCCCGGATGCCACCCGGATAATATAACGGAATAATTCTTCTGCCAGTTCCTCTTTCGTCTTATCCTCCACCATCCTGCCCGCATTAAAATCAATCCAGTTTGTTTTGTAAGAAGATAATCCGGAATTAGAAGAGATCTTTACAGTGGGAACAAGAGATGCAAACGGTGTTCCCCTTCCGGTTGTGAACAATACGATCTGCGCTCCGGAAACCGCCAATGCGGTGGAAGCAACCAGATCATTTCCCGGTGCCGACAAAAGGTTCAGCCCTTTTTTCCTGACCCGCTCAGTGTATTTTAACACATCCGTCACAGGTGCAGAACCTGATTTCTGGGTGCAGCCAAGAGACTTGTCTTCCAGTGTGGAAATTCCTCCTTTTTTATTTCCGGGGGATGGATTTTCATAGATCGTCTGGTTATGGCTTGTGAAATAGTCCTTGAAATCATTGATGAGATGAACGGTCTTTTCAAATACTTCTCTGTTTTCGCATCGGTTCATAAGAATGGTTTCCGCCCCGAACATCTCCGGAACCTCCGTGAGTATGGTTGTTCCCCCTTTTGAGATGAGAAGGTCGGAAAAAGCTCCCACCACCGGATTTGCCGTGATACCTGACAGGCCGTCTGAACCGCCGCATTTCATGCCGATGATCAATTCCCCTGCATCGCATTCTTCTCTGACACATTTATCTGCATTTTTGTAGAGATCTCCAAGCAAAGCCAGTGCTTCCTCTATCTCATCCTCCGTATCCTGGCATTGTAAAAATTTCACCCGGTCCTCATCATACCCGCCGATATATTCTTTCAAGACAGGAATGTTACAGTTCTCACAGCCAAGCCCCAGTACAAGAACCCCTCCGGCATTTGGATGATGGATCATATCAGCCAGAACTCTTCTTGTATTTTCCTGATCATCCCCCATCTGGGAACAGCCGTAAGGATGGGCAAACGCCACAATTTCCTCCACATTTCCAAGAGGGAACCGCTTTTTGGCTTCCTGCTCTATGGCCTTTGCCACAGACGAGACACATCCCACTGTAGGAAGGATCCAAAGTTCATTCCGTACCCCCACGGTGCCGTCGGCCCGCCTGTATCCCATAAAAGAAGCTTTTTTGCCCGCCAGCCCTTTGAACGAAACCGGTTCGTATCGGTACTCCAGCACCTCACCCAGTGAAGTTTTCAGATTGTGGACATGAATCCAATTCCCCTTCAAAATATCTTCTTTTGCGTAACCTATGGTGGCGCCATATTTTACCACAGGTGTTCCCTTTACAATATCACAGAGGGCAAATTTATGCCCCTGGGGAATATCTTCAAGAAGTGTGATCTCCCTATTGTCCACTGTTATGGATGTTCCTTTCTCCAGTGGCTTTAAGGCAACTGCTGCCATGTCTTCCCTGTTGATCTTAATAAAATCCTGCATACTCTCTCCTTTACCCCAGTACAGCGCTGTAAGCGTTCTCCATTCCCTCTGTCTCAATACAGTCATACCATTTCTGAACCACATCCAGCATTGGACTTAAATCCTGTCCCCAATATTCTTCCTTCTTTAAAACGTCAGCAACAGAAGCCTCTTTCATAAATGCCAGGATTTCTTCCCCGTCGTTTGCTGCATCTGTGTGGTAAAACGCTATGAGGGCAGCCAATGAAAAGGTAAGCCCCTGGGGGTAGGTTCCGTATTTCTCTTTATATTCCAGGATCGTGGGCAGGACTCTTGCCCTAAACTTGGACACAGAATTTAAGGCAATGGATAAAAGCAGATGCCTGATAAACGGATTTGCAAAACGCTCTAAAACTGCCTGTCCGAAGTTTCTGTTGTCCTGTGAATCCCCGATAGTAGGAATAATCTCTTCAAAAATACATTTTTTGAGAAGTGCAGATACTTTTTCATCTTTTAGACATTCCCCTACTGTCTCCAGACCATAGAGATGTGCTCCCAGCACCATAGATGTATGGGCACCATTTAAAATTCTGACCTTTCTCTTTTTATAGGGATCTACATTGTCTGTCCAGATGACATTATAACCGGC includes the following:
- a CDS encoding UxaA family hydrolase, producing the protein MQDFIKINREDMAAVALKPLEKGTSITVDNREITLLEDIPQGHKFALCDIVKGTPVVKYGATIGYAKEDILKGNWIHVHNLKTSLGEVLEYRYEPVSFKGLAGKKASFMGYRRADGTVGVRNELWILPTVGCVSSVAKAIEQEAKKRFPLGNVEEIVAFAHPYGCSQMGDDQENTRRVLADMIHHPNAGGVLVLGLGCENCNIPVLKEYIGGYDEDRVKFLQCQDTEDEIEEALALLGDLYKNADKCVREECDAGELIIGMKCGGSDGLSGITANPVVGAFSDLLISKGGTTILTEVPEMFGAETILMNRCENREVFEKTVHLINDFKDYFTSHNQTIYENPSPGNKKGGISTLEDKSLGCTQKSGSAPVTDVLKYTERVRKKGLNLLSAPGNDLVASTALAVSGAQIVLFTTGRGTPFASLVPTVKISSNSGLSSYKTNWIDFNAGRMVEDKTKEELAEELFRYIIRVASGEKVKAETAGYHDIAIFKQGVTL
- a CDS encoding vWA domain-containing protein produces the protein MSENKIPCPFQGPGQQNPEFIGGYDMIRPTDNPQESDYWISSGETVVYDAGENMGSGGNLHFSDRLRISKGAVGGCTSTVTLDIEGNPLMYSYYPPHSLDIIFVLDVTASMMSGGSRKMALAKRALIQTIEMLWQKNRETVITIIPFARDAYIPQPEGGLSYNYLGTLFTWRRSTTGGNMIGQILGYRNGSYVSATDIPAYMQNSEPIAASAELSLYNYYNYYKIRYSDIYNADGSPKPDTVLEDYLASVYAQNPQAYTGNFIEAVADNRELTPAQLPYSMHDNGYQNNTILDNLIWAIPYGEDTNTEAGLREAYSFFKTPGFARSEDILRRAVILITDGQANRSINPAYSQIYAQPDSVDSDFFPDIPGSPWRYFMYLQQTLPNLISEIGNRSATYDELILALQRAWQISEKLKDPKDGNASVFVLGIEIGAQSPGPYTRENVLDIMRTIATTGSYLHEAAENGSENPIIEELERLVKNLLVLTGSLRVTITDTINTALFDYVPGTLRISGTQDGIKLKSKSAPDITDPSDPDYTVYEKPALLPDVSDGNVAGGVITVDLGAVPFPIASSDSQAKVRLMYEIKGKGSAYGTHLHTDNDRETYASYSEPSHPTADNSDLTYSGPPRSLYFQTPVVFCRPAYTVEKFVGISPENTKYKSLEIPACQTAFYRVAVGNHTDSEAAFPLLYEASGAATLEEAIHSTDRRILAENLTVPANSVREFTFRYKTDCCDHIIPDFAVLETPSGLLYDNASIKVQDGFASYVIQYLDRRTGRRICPDKLVENVSACTKIPVCRCIRRIPCWRFVGASACCLDLCKGDHVLKLYYVHR
- a CDS encoding adenosylcobalamin-dependent ribonucleoside-diphosphate reductase, whose protein sequence is MTIEEWLGEENQLGMDIWTKKYCCENEDFEAWLTRISGGNEEIGAYIRQKKFLFGGRILSNRGLQKQNRKVTYSNCYVIAPPEDEIESIFDCAKKLARTYSYGGGCGIDISKLSPRGAKINNAAKETSGSVSFMELYSLVTSLIGQNGRRGALMISIDCSHPDVQEFIDLKTDLDKVTKANISIRIHEDFMEAVKENKDYLLRYTREVTGEVIEKTVNARELFRRIAETNWDYAEPGALFWDRITGWNLLSNTEDFVYAGVNPCAEEPLPAGGSCLLGSVNLAEFVENAFTDTAFFDFDSFKNCVQASVNALNEVLEEGLPLHPLDEQRKSVEKWRQIGLGIMGLADALIKLGITYGEAEAVEMCDKIGFAMADAAIAASAKLARDKGAFPACCVDEIMETPYFTANTTEKTRGLVSKYGLRNSQLLTIAPTGTLSTMLGISGGIEPVYANFYERKTESLHGTDVYYKVYTKIVENYMKRFEIKDDKSLPEYFVTAMTLDYRQRIDMQSVWQKHIDASISSTVNVPGSFTVEETESLYLYAYESGLKGITIFRDGCRRTGILNTKETKKVAAGEGLKRGDIILVTDDVVGKKRKLITGCGSLHCIALFDPHTGALLETYLSKGSTGGCNNFMVGLSRMISISARGGIDIETIVDQLNSSGSCPSYTARRVTRKDTSKGACCPMAVGNALMDMYNEMQAELAQRKKEEGSRSHKKAPKAKAVTEAETERMYCPECGEPLVFEEGCNICKSCGWSKCH
- a CDS encoding EFR1 family ferrodoxin (N-terminal region resembles flavodoxins. C-terminal ferrodoxin region binds two 4Fe-4S clusters.), whose protein sequence is MKIYNIYFSPTGGTEKVTDILSSVWEEEKQEIDLAVFGADYKKYTFEKEDICIVGVPSYGGRVPKEALDALGRMNGRGAQAVLAAVYGNRAYDDTLLELREALTGAGFHCTAAIAAVAEHSVMRQFGTGRPDEADRAELQGFAGSIKKKLERQDREGEVKVPGNKPYRSYNGIPLKPKANKSCTKCGVCAEKCPVGAIARPNPSETDKETCISCMRCISVCPQKARGVNNIMLKAAAAKMKKTCAGRKENEIFLA